In Salinigranum marinum, one DNA window encodes the following:
- a CDS encoding peptidylprolyl isomerase: protein MSDLTATLHTTKGDITVELYPEKVPNTVENFVGLATGDQEWEDPETGETRTDPLYEDVLFHRIIDDFMIQGGDPTGTGRGGPGYSFDDEFHDDLSHDGPGVLSMANSGPNTNGSQFFITLDATPHLDGRHAVFGRVIDGMDVVEEIGSVRTDRDDKPHEDVLLESVDVDR from the coding sequence ATGAGTGACCTGACGGCGACGCTGCACACGACGAAAGGCGACATCACGGTCGAACTCTACCCCGAGAAGGTGCCGAACACGGTCGAGAACTTCGTCGGTCTCGCCACCGGTGACCAAGAGTGGGAGGACCCCGAGACGGGCGAGACACGCACCGATCCGCTGTACGAGGACGTACTCTTTCACCGAATCATAGACGACTTCATGATCCAGGGTGGCGACCCGACGGGAACCGGTCGGGGCGGCCCCGGCTACTCGTTCGACGACGAGTTCCACGACGACCTCAGCCACGACGGCCCGGGCGTGCTCTCGATGGCGAACAGCGGACCGAACACCAACGGTTCGCAGTTCTTCATCACGCTCGACGCGACCCCGCACCTCGACGGTCGCCACGCCGTCTTCGGGCGCGTGATCGACGGCATGGACGTCGTCGAGGAGATCGGCTCCGTGCGGACCGACCGCGACGACAAGCCGCACGAGGACGTCCTCCTCGAATCCGTCGACGTCGATCGCTAA
- a CDS encoding peptidylprolyl isomerase, with product MDGHPSARRATLHTTKGDITVELYSEKVPKTVANFVGLATGQREWEDPETGETRTDPLYEDVPFHRVIDDFMIQTGDPTGTGRGGPGYTFADEFHDDLRHDGPGVLSMANRGPDTNGSQFFITLAAQPHLDGRHAVFGRVTDGMDVVREIGSVPTDGADRPREEVRLASVDVASGDR from the coding sequence ATGGACGGTCACCCCTCGGCACGGCGGGCGACGCTGCACACGACGAAGGGCGACATCACGGTCGAACTCTACTCCGAGAAGGTTCCGAAGACGGTCGCCAACTTCGTCGGCCTCGCCACCGGACAAAGGGAGTGGGAGGACCCCGAAACGGGCGAGACGCGCACGGACCCGCTGTACGAGGACGTACCCTTCCACCGGGTCATCGACGACTTCATGATCCAGACCGGCGATCCGACGGGGACCGGCCGCGGCGGCCCCGGCTACACGTTCGCCGACGAGTTCCACGACGACCTCCGCCACGACGGCCCCGGCGTGCTCTCGATGGCGAACCGCGGCCCCGACACCAACGGCTCGCAGTTCTTCATCACGCTCGCCGCCCAGCCGCATCTCGACGGGAGACACGCGGTCTTCGGGCGCGTGACCGACGGGATGGACGTCGTCAGGGAGATCGGCTCCGTCCCGACCGACGGGGCCGACAGACCCCGCGAGGAGGTCCGTCTCGCATCCGTCGACGTGGCCAGCGGTGACCGCTGA
- a CDS encoding nucleoside deaminase yields MDDGADHADAAETDERFLRRALALAREAAADGNTPFGSLLVHDGEVIAESKNTTLTDEDVTAHPELKLARWAARELAPAARRETTMYTSTYPCMMCSGAMAYAGLGRLVYSVDGETAATLSPARPNDDVPTSDYLHERDDVTVVGPLLRAEGEAVHRECWD; encoded by the coding sequence ATGGACGACGGAGCCGACCACGCGGACGCGGCCGAGACCGACGAACGGTTCCTCCGGCGGGCGCTGGCACTCGCCCGGGAGGCCGCCGCCGACGGCAACACCCCCTTCGGGTCGTTGCTCGTCCACGACGGCGAGGTGATCGCCGAGTCGAAGAACACGACGCTGACCGACGAGGACGTCACCGCCCACCCCGAACTCAAACTCGCCCGGTGGGCCGCGCGGGAACTCGCGCCGGCAGCGCGCCGCGAGACGACGATGTACACGAGCACCTATCCGTGCATGATGTGTTCGGGCGCGATGGCGTACGCGGGGCTCGGTCGGCTGGTGTACAGCGTCGACGGCGAGACGGCCGCGACGCTCTCGCCCGCGAGACCGAACGACGACGTCCCGACGAGCGACTATCTGCACGAGCGCGACGACGTGACCGTCGTCGGGCCACTCCTGCGGGCCGAGGGGGAGGCAGTCCACCGCGAGTGTTGGGATTGA